A genomic stretch from Tamandua tetradactyla isolate mTamTet1 chromosome 15, mTamTet1.pri, whole genome shotgun sequence includes:
- the CCR1 gene encoding C-C chemokine receptor type 1, which yields MELSTTSENYDLTTEYDYGDTTPCQKTEVRAFGAQLLPPLYSLVFIIGLVGNLLVVLILLQYKRLKSMTSIYLLNLAISDLLFLFTLPFWIDYKLKDNWIFGDIMCKLLSGLYFAGLFSEIFFIILLTIDRYLAIVHAVFSLRARTVAFGTLTSVVTWALAILASTPGLYFSKAQWEFTHYTCSLHFPHENLRKWKQFQALKLNILGLVLPLLVMIVCYTGIVKILLRRPNEKKIKAVRLIFIIMVIFFLFWTPYNLSLLVSAFQDFLFTNECEQSKQLDLAIQVTEVIAYTHCCVNPVIYAFVGERFRRYLRQLFHRLTAVHLAKVFPFLATERLERVSSMSPSTGEQELSAGF from the coding sequence ATGGAACTGTCAACTACCTCAGAGAACTATGACTTGACCACAGAATATGACTATGGGGACACAACCCCATGCCAGAAGACGGAGGTGAGAGCCTTCGGGGCCCAACTGCTGCCCCCTTTGTACTCCCTGGTGTTTATCATTGGCCTCGTCGGCAACCTCCTGGTGGTCTTGATCCTCCTGCAATACAAGAGGCTCAAAAGCATGACCAGCATCTACCTTCTCAACCTGGCCATTTCCGACCTGCTCTTCCTCTTCACGCTGCCCTTCTGGATTGACTACAAGCTGAAGGATAACTGGATCTTTGGGGATATCATGTGCAAGCTGCTCTCTGGGCTTTATTTCGCAGGTCTGTTCAGCGAGATCTTTTTCATCATCCTGCTGACCATCGACAGGTACCTGGCCATCGTCCATGCGGTGTTCTCCCTGAGGGCCAGGACTGTCGCCTTTGGGACCCTCACCAGCGTGGTTACCTGGGCCCTGGCCATCTTGGCTTCTACCCCGGGCTTGTACTTTTCCAAGGCCCAGTGGGAGTTCACTCATTACACCTGCAGTCTTCATTTCCCCCATGAAAACCTAAGGAAGTGGAAACAGTTCCAGGCTCTGAAACTGAATATCCTGGGGCTGGTTTTGCCTCTGTTGGTCATGATTGTTTGTTACACAGGGATTGTAAAGATTCTGCTCAGACGGCCAAATGAAAAGAAGATCAAGGCTGTCCGTCTGATTTTTATCATCATggtcatcttctttctcttctggaccCCCTATAATCTGAGTTTACTTGTCTCTGCTTTCCAAGACTTCCTTTTCACCAATGAGTGTGAGCAGAGCAAACAGCTGGACCTGGCCATACAAGTGACCGAGGTGATCGCCTACACACACTGCTGCGTCAACCCCGTCATCTACGCCTTCGTGGGCGAGAGGTTCCGCAGGTACCTCCGCCAATTGTTCCACAGGCTCACTGCTGTGCACCTGGCCAAGGTGTTTCCCTTCCTCGCCACAGAGAGGTTGGAGAGGGTCAGTTCCATGTCTCCCTCCACAGGGGAGCAAGAACTCTCTGCTGGGTTCTGA